From one [Ruminococcus] lactaris ATCC 29176 genomic stretch:
- a CDS encoding DUF6382 domain-containing protein gives MDKIKSQKQLNIQTEDRWDASCIHVDVPSLQKEDYQLQMLQNNRIRGLLELSVTGREEGSRYTYKTLNGASLEERYRMEAMEKKEILELTEQLLSLGEKVKEYLLDPNRILLMPQCIFKIRGEYNFCYLPIEYQSFCEAYHGLTEFFVKKIDYKDIETVFLTCMLHKETMKNIYDLKEILKKYREEAGEISLPEKRTEQKLDIFVNEEGEEELFPLEHPQKQEMVCEKKKYGFLKKFGKKIKSGYWGDWDDLLTEAENKTEM, from the coding sequence ATGGATAAAATAAAGTCACAGAAGCAATTGAATATACAGACTGAGGATCGGTGGGATGCATCCTGTATTCATGTGGATGTTCCCAGTTTACAGAAAGAAGATTACCAGCTTCAGATGCTTCAGAATAATCGGATCAGAGGACTGCTGGAATTGTCGGTGACAGGGCGTGAAGAGGGCAGTCGGTATACTTATAAGACTTTGAATGGTGCATCATTGGAAGAACGATATCGGATGGAGGCGATGGAAAAAAAGGAAATTCTGGAATTAACGGAGCAGTTACTTTCACTTGGAGAAAAAGTGAAAGAGTATCTTCTTGATCCCAACAGGATCTTGCTGATGCCACAATGCATTTTTAAGATCAGAGGAGAATACAATTTTTGTTATTTGCCGATTGAATATCAAAGTTTTTGTGAGGCATATCATGGACTGACAGAATTTTTTGTGAAAAAAATCGATTACAAAGATATAGAAACTGTATTTTTGACCTGTATGCTCCATAAAGAGACGATGAAGAATATCTATGATCTGAAAGAGATTCTAAAAAAATACAGAGAAGAAGCAGGTGAAATCTCTCTGCCGGAAAAAAGAACAGAACAGAAACTGGATATTTTTGTAAATGAGGAAGGTGAAGAAGAATTATTTCCGTTGGAACATCCCCAAAAGCAGGAGATGGTATGCGAAAAAAAGAAGTATGGATTTTTAAAAAAATTTGGAAAGAAGATAAAAAGTGGATACTGGGGGGATTGGGATGATCTGCTCACAGAGGCAGAAAATAAAACTGAAATGTGA
- a CDS encoding rhomboid family intramembrane serine protease yields MRKKPKAVCTVGLIIVNIAVFMVLSLLGDTENGYFMLHHGAMYEPMILENQEYYRFFTCMFLHFGIQHLLNNMVMLGALGWQLEPVIGKVKYLLIYFISGLGGSGLSFAWNVMHEEQSVSAGASGAIFGLMGALLYVVIANRGRLGDLSGKGMMLMVLLGLYCGMTSTGVDNLAHIGGLVCGFILALILYRKKKKPAYTAEWIRQSAGDDL; encoded by the coding sequence ATGAGAAAAAAACCGAAGGCAGTCTGTACTGTCGGACTGATTATAGTGAATATCGCAGTCTTTATGGTATTAAGTTTACTGGGGGATACTGAGAATGGATATTTTATGCTTCATCATGGAGCAATGTATGAACCGATGATATTGGAGAATCAGGAATATTACCGCTTTTTTACTTGTATGTTCCTGCATTTTGGAATCCAGCATCTGCTGAATAATATGGTCATGCTGGGAGCTTTAGGATGGCAGTTAGAACCGGTAATCGGAAAAGTAAAATATCTGTTGATTTATTTTATCAGTGGACTTGGAGGCAGCGGTCTGTCTTTTGCATGGAACGTTATGCATGAAGAGCAGAGTGTATCGGCAGGAGCATCCGGTGCGATTTTTGGATTGATGGGAGCATTACTGTATGTTGTGATTGCCAACAGAGGAAGGCTGGGTGATCTTTCAGGAAAAGGTATGATGCTGATGGTCCTTCTTGGTCTCTATTGCGGAATGACCAGTACCGGTGTTGATAATCTTGCTCATATAGGCGGTCTGGTCTGCGGATTTATCCTGGCACTGATTCTGTATCGTAAAAAGAAAAAGCCTGCTTATACAGCCGAGTGGATTCGGCAGTCAGCAGGCGATGACTTATAG